gaggaaaaggggggaggggaccgtgtgaccgaggaggaaaaggggggaggggaccgtgtgactgaggaggaaaaggggggaggggaccgtgtgactgaggaggaaaagggggagggcaccgtgtgactgaggaggaaaaggggggaggggaccgtgtgactgaggaggaaaaggggggaggggaccgtgtgaccggggaggaaaaggggggaggggaccgtgtgactgaggaggaaaagggggagggcaccgtgtgactgaggaggaaaaggggggaggggaccgtgtgaccgaggaggaaaaggggggaggggaccgtgtgactgaggaggaaaaggggggaggggaccgtgtgactgaggaggaaaagggggagggcaccgtgtgactgaggaggaaaaggggggaggggaccgtgtgaccgaggaggaaaaggggggaggggaccgtgtgactgaggaggaaaaggggggaggggaccgtgtgactgaggaggaaaaggggggaggggaccgtgtgactgaggaggaaaaggggggaggggaccgtgtgaCCGAGGAGGAAAAGGGGGAGGGCACCGTGTGACCgaggaggaaaaggggggaggggaccgtgtgaCCGAGGAGGAAAAGGGGGAGGGCACCGTGTGACCgaggaggaaaaggggggagggcaccgtgtgactgaggaggaaaagggggagggcaccgtgtgactgaggaggaaaaggggggagggcaccgtgtgactgaggaggaaaaggggggaggggaccgtgtgaCCGAGGAGGAAAAGGGGGAGGGGACCGTGTGACCGAGGAGGAAAAGGGGGGGGGCACCGTGTGACCGAGGAGGAAAAGGGGGagggcaccgtgtgactgaggaggaaaaggggggaggggaccgtgtgactgaggaggaaaaggggggaggggaccgtgactgaggaggaaaaggggggaggggaccgtgactgaggaggaaaaggggggaggggaccgtgactgaggaggaaaaggggggaggggaccgtgtgactgaggaggaaaaggggggagggcaccgtgtgactgaggaggaaaaggggggagggcaccgtgtgactgaggaggaaaagggggagggcaccgtgtgactgaggaggaaaagggggagggcaccgtgtgactgaggaggaaaagggggagggcaccgtgtgactgaggaggaaaaggggggaggggaccgtgtgactgaggaggaaaaggggggaggggaccgtgactgaggaggaaaaggggggaggggaccgtgtgaccgaggaggaaaaggggggaggggaccgtgtgaccgaggaggaaaaggggggaggggaccgtgtgaccgaggaggaaaaggggggaggggaccgtgtgaCCGAGGAGTAAAGGGGGAAGGGACCGTGACTGAGGAGGAATAGGaaggggggaggggaccgtgtgactgaggaggaaaagggggaggggaccgaggaggaaaaggggggaggggaccgaggaggaaaaggggggaggggaccgtgtgaccgaggaggaaaaggggggaggggaccgtgtgaccgaggaggaaaaggggggaggggaccgtgtgaccgaggaggaaaaggggggaggggaccgtgtgaccgaggaggaaaaggggggaggggaccgtgtgaCCGAAGAGGAAaaggggggaggggaccgtgtgaccgaggaggaaaaggggggaggggaccgtgtgaccgaggaggaaaaggggggaggggaccgtgtgaccgaggaggaaaaggggggaggggaccgtgtgaccgaggaggaaaaggggggaggggaccgtgtgactgaggagtaaAGGGGGAAGGGACCGTGACTGAGGAGGAATAGGaaggggggaggggaccgtgtgactgaggaggaaaagggggaggggaccgaggaggaaaaggggggaggggaccgaggaggaaaaggggggaggGGACCATGACTgaggaggaaaaggggggaggGGACTGTGACTgaggaggaaaaggggggaggGGACTGTGACTGAGGAGGAAAAGGGGGGGAGGGGACCGAGTAGGAAAAGGGGGAGgggaccgtgtgactgaggaggaaaaggggggaggggaccgtgtgactgaggagtaaCAGGGGGGAGGGGACCGAGGAGTAAaaggggggaggggaccgtgtgaCTGAGGCAGCAGGATTGTGACTTGCCTTTTCCCCGTCTCGCCTCCTTCTCGCCTGCCCCTCGCCCCGTCTCACCTTCCCTCACCCCGCAGGTCTGGACTATGAAGACGCCTTCTCCAAGATCATCATTGAGCTGCGGAAGAAGCACCCGGGGCACATCCTGGCGGACGAGGACCTGCAGTGGGTGTTTGTGAATGCGGGCGGCTGGATGGGGTCCATGTGCCTGCTGCACGCCTCCCTCACAGAGTATGTGCTCCTCTTCGGTACAGCGGTGGACACCAGCGGGCACTCGGGTGAGTTTGGGGGGCAGTTATGGGGGTGGTGACGGCCTCCTCTTAGTTTGGGGTCAGGTGCTGGATGTGCCCTCGCCGGGCGATGATGTGGGTCGCTGTAGTCATTCCAGCCTCCTGGTCTGGCAGTTAGGACCCTCAATCATCTGCAGTTAGGACCCCCAGTTATGTGCAGTCTTATGACCACCTCGTGTCTGAAGCATTTGAGAACCACTAGTATGTTTGTGCCATCTTTGTTTTTCCACTTTTGTGTGTTTGCGCTCAATTTATTATTCTAGTTGCACCTtgtttggttattttttttttctcttatttttctgCTTTTTTGAGTTAAACGACTGCAGATGTTTTCGCCGGATTCATCAATTGTGAATTTTTAAGTTGCATAATTTGGCACAACTCCACTCTACTACCCTCCTGGAGCGATGTAtgtatgcttaaaaaaaaaaaaagtcacaacaaTGGATAAACAAGAAAACTTGCAGTGAATAACGGCCAAACcgctatataaaaaaagaaaaatgaattaaaaaaaaacaaaaactgcaaaTAATAAGAATCTGGGCCAAAACCTTCTGATGTGCTGATGAAATGTTACTAACGGCTGCCCCCTTCATTACAGGACGCTACTGGGCAGAAATCTCTGATACAATACTGACCGGAACCTTCCGCCAGTGGAAAGAAGGAACCACAAAGAGCGAGATCTTCTACCCTGGTAAGCGAACagtgacagcagaatagtgagtgcagctctggggtataatataggatgtaactcaggatcagtaatgtaatgtatgcacacagtgactgcaccagcagaatagtgagtgcagctctggggtataatacaggaggtaactcaggatcagtaatgtaatgtatgtacacagtgactgcaccagcagaatagtgagtgcagctctgggatataactccggatcagtaatgttatgtatgcacacagtgactgcaccagcagaatagtgagtgcagctctggagtataatacaggatgtaacacaggatcagtaatgtaatgtatgttgttATGACCTGGAGGTCAGGACAttaatggacctggtagttaagagcacacggaatgacctgatagttactgataataaggacgagctctgagacgtgggaactctgctgaccgcaatccctaatcctatcacacacactagaaatagccgtggattgctcctgacgctccctatgcaactcggcacagcctaaggaactagctagccctaaagatagaaaaataaagcctaccttgcctcagagaaattccccaaaggaaaaggcagccccccacatataatgactgtgagtaaagatgaaaagacaaacacagagatgaaatagatttagcaaagtgaggcccgacttactgaacagactgaggataggaaaggttgctttgcggtcagcacaaaaacctacaaaaagaccacgcagagggcacaaaaagaccctccgcacctactcacggtgcagaggcgctccctctgcgtcccagagcttccagcaagcaagacaacaataacaatagcaagctggacagaaaaatagcaaaccaacgaaaatacaagcaggaacttagcttctgctgggaagacaggtcacaagaacgatccaggagagaactagaccaatactggaacattgacaggtggcatggagcaaagatctaagtggagttaaatagagcagccagctaacgaattaacctcgtcacctgtggaaggaaactcagaaacacccacagccaccagagaaagtccatggacagaaccagccgaagtaccattcatgaccacaggagggagcccgacaacagaattcacaacagtatgtacacagtgactgcaccagcagaatagtgagtgcagctctggaggataatacaggatgtaactcaggatcagtaatgtatgtacacagtgactgcaccagcagaatagtgagtgcagctctggagtataatacaggaggtaactcaggatcagtaatgtaatgtatgtacacagtgactgcaccagcagaatagtgagtgcagctctggggtataatacaggatgtaactcaggatcagtaatgtaatgtatgtacacagtgactgcaccagcagaatagtgagtgcagctctggagtataatacaggatgtaactgaggatcagtaatgtatgtacacagtgactgcaccagcagaatagtgagtgcagctctggagtataatacaggatgtaactcaggatcagtaatgtaatgtatgtacacagtgactgcaccagcagaatagtgagtgcagctctggagtataatacaggatgtaactcaggatcagtaatgtaatgtatgtacacagtgactgcaccagcagaatagtgagtgcagctctggggtataatacaggatgtaactgaggatcagtaatgtaatgtatgtacacagtgactgcaccagcagaatagtgagtgcagctctggagtataatacaggaggtatctcGGGGTCAGTACTGGTGCTCTGTGTGGAGTAGATTGGTCACATGTGGATAATGGGTTGGGGCAGACTATGATCTCTGCAGCCCTGTAGTCTGgggtgctggattattggacttcgCTCTGTAGATTCCGTTGACGTGCCGCGCTTTCTCTTTGTGCAGGAGATACCATTGTGCATGGAGTGGGGGAGGCCACGTCTGTTCAGTGGAGTGCTGGGACCTGGATGGTGGAGTACGGCCGTGGCTTTATTCCCTCCACCTTGGGCTTTGCTCTGGCAGACACCTTGTTCAGCACCCAGGACTTCTTAACCCTCTTCTACACCGTCAGAGTTTATACCAAAGCGTTACTACTGGAAGCCAACACCTACCTGTCTGACCTGGGGGTCTTCTAACTGCGCCCCCTCCTGGAGACCGGGGGCAGCTTTGGCATTAACCAGCAGATCATTGGGTCTACAATGTGGTGTGGCCCTACCCAGGGGCCCCGGGGTGAGAGTTGGGGCCCGTCATCTGTGAATGTTCTGCCCTCTGGATAATTGCCTCTAATCCTATGTAATTCTCAAACCATTTTAATTatgtacctgaaccaaaggctcgtTGTATGCGGAGCTCCTGTGGGGCAAAGAGAAGGAAAACTGGCGTTCTCTCCGCTCCCATCACTACATTTTTTATCATCGCCTCTTCTTTTTTTATATTGCAAATTATAAATTATTGCTAAAAGAATATTTTTAATAAAACCATGAAGAACTGTATAGTTTCTGGCGGAGTCCCAAAGATTTCTTATGAGAGATGGTAACGCTGCTGTTGTAGTAGCCACTATCCACCAGGGGGTGGTATACACTGCAGCTCTCCAGTAAGGCAGGATTGGAGGGGTGTAGTACGACGTGGTCAACTGTGCAGGAAGACATTCCAGGGATACTGAAAACTGCCGTCCGTCCTGACACGGGGTTAATAGTACTGTGCCCACTGCCGTCCGTCCTGACACGGGCATAGTTAAGGTACTGTGCCCACTGCCGTCCGTCCTGACACGGGCATAGTTAATGGTACTGTGCCCACTGCCGTCCATCCTGACACGGGCGTGTTAATGGTACTGTGCCCACTGCCGTCCATCCTGACACGGGCATGTTAATGGTACTGTGCCCACTGCCGTCCGTCCTGACACGGGGTTAATAGTACTGTGCCCACTGCCGTCCGTCCTGACACAGGCATAGTAATAGTACTGTGCCCACTGCCGTCCGTCCTGACACAGGCATAGTAATAGTACTGTGCCCACTGCCGTCCGTCCTGACACCGGCATAGTAATAGTACTGTGCCCACTGCCGTCCGTCCTGACACGGGGTTAATAGTACTGTGCCCACTGCCGTCCGTCCTGACACGGGGTTAATAGTACTGTGCCCACTGCCGTCCGTCCTGACACGGGGTTAATAGTACTGTGCCCACTGCCGTCCGTCCTGACACGTGGTTAATAGTACTGTGCCCACTGCCGTCCGTCCTGACACGGGGTTAGTAATGGTACTATGCCCACTGCCGTCCGTCGTGACACGGGGTTAATAGTACTGTGCCCACTGCCGTCCGTCCTGACACGGGCTTAGTAATGGTACTGTGCCCACTGCCGTCCGTCCTGACACGGGGTTAATAGTACTATGCCCACTGCTGCCCCTCCTGATACAAGGTAATAGGACTGTGCCCACTACCGCCCCTCCTGACACTGGGTTAATAGTACTATGCCCACTGCTGCCCCTCCTGATACAAGGTAATAGGACTGTATCCACTACCGCCCCTCCTGACACGGGGTTAATGGTACTGTGCCGACCTCTGGCCCTCCTGACACTGGCCCAGTAACGGCACTGTCCGGACTGCCTCCCGTCCTCGCACAGGCAAATTAATAACAGGGCTCGCTTCATAAACCCGGTTTCATAATTTCTATATACGTCATggattgggaaggggttaaacaacttttGCTGTTATGAAGAAAGTGACGCAGGGTTTGGGGCTTATTTAGATGATGCCGGCAAGGGAACGTCGAGCGGATTGTGTTGCCCTGTGGGACACATTAAGGGAGCAGGAAGCAATTGAGATAC
This region of Ranitomeya imitator isolate aRanImi1 chromosome 1, aRanImi1.pri, whole genome shotgun sequence genomic DNA includes:
- the SIGMAR1 gene encoding sigma non-opioid intracellular receptor 1 gives rise to the protein MLFGVSRAVKAAVALAVLGVLLQLVRGWLSSKTYVFSREEIAALAKEHSGLDYEDAFSKIIIELRKKHPGHILADEDLQWVFVNAGGWMGSMCLLHASLTEYVLLFGTAVDTSGHSGRYWAEISDTILTGTFRQWKEGTTKSEIFYPGDTIVHGVGEATSVQWSAGTWMVEYGRGFIPSTLGFALADTLFSTQDFLTLFYTVRVYTKALLLEANTYLSDLGVF